Within Haematobia irritans isolate KBUSLIRL chromosome 2, ASM5000362v1, whole genome shotgun sequence, the genomic segment TATAGTCTACAATACGCCTCTGGCCATCAGGTTCTACGAGAGAATACCGTCCGGTGACATATTCGCCACGGCGGTGTTCGAACTGATCCTTTATGTCTCCGGTATGGGCATCATGTACAGCATACTGGAATTCATAATGAGGAGGACTATCGGCATGTATTTCAACTGCGGGATGGCCAATAAAACCGCCATTGACCATCGAGCATAAAGCCAAGACAAATGAAAAgctctgaaaataaaaaaaaatgcggAATtccattataaccaaaattaccCATCTTCCTCCAAGGAAGCTCTCACAATTAGTTTCATTTTAATGTTTTAGAGGAGAGATAGCTGGCAGCTGCTTTACTCGCTGTTAGTGTTATGAATTCAAGAAATAGAATAATATCTGCTACATCATGCATTGGCTTTTATATCACTCGCATTGTGAGTCGGAATATGCCTTCTTTGGCCACTATCAAAAAGCGTTCACTAATCGGCTCATCTCTGCTCTAGCCAAATTAtgcaatttctataattttaactGACTTCAAAGAGGAAATGATATCCAATATCGAATGCTTTATTTGAGTTACAGATCTTACTCGGTGCAATGACACTTTTTCTGCAAAGCGGTGCGATGTCCCCTGCCCCAGTTAGTGCTCTACCATGGTGGATTTAGTAGGCGAGATGTGGTGTCAAATTAATtcaagttttgttttgtttggtttCGAAGGGGGGATCTTTTACACATTGCACATGCGCGGAGACAGCTACACATGATGCGGCCCTTTACATCAACACTCTGTACATTACATCAAATGTCTTGTGACTCACTTTTGTTGAATGGTAGAGGCTTCTCAAATTTCCAACGCTGGGTTATTGCGGTGTTGCATTTTTCCATTGACACATTGGCGAGACGTTTCTGATTCGACACTACTGTTAAATTTGTATGTAAGGCAGTCAGTCAAGAGATCTGGTCCTTAAAAATGACTTTCATAAGGTCATGGAAATGgtggaataaaaaaaatcgccCCATTAAATGCAATATGACTTTTTAAGAGCTCGTTGCATCCAAACatctatttaaatatttgtgataGGATCGTATTATGACCATGGAATCGGGGCGgttcatttttttcgctccggagaaaaataaaatcactCCGCTCCCACTCTTGGTTTAAAGTTTGAACCGGCTAATGCGCTATGACGACATACAATGTTCGTAAAATAAGGAAAGTACACCATTctgtacatcaaaattttggataccatctcaaatccttaaaatttgttgcgagaaatatataacatatatttaaAACCGAACCgacttggaaaaatatttacacttctacaaaatctcttggtttaaaatttaaaccggctaatgccctgggacggGGCAACATGTTTgtgaaaatatgggaaatatttaaatctaaagtctTTTTTTATGCCTTTTGTCAAAAGCGCATTTATGATTTGCCGGGAGATACATATGAATTAGAGGTAAGGGTAAACTTGAGACATTGTTACAAGTTTTCCGACTTAGTAGTtgagattttataaggaaatgggctagatctcgccaagaataTTATGAGTGAAACGTTGGCCTCCGTGATCATATAAATCTAAATcgtgcgaaacatatatatgggagctatatctaaatttcaatATAGTAAGAATAGCAATTCTAATATCTATGCaacatttcacgtaaatcggagtaaaactatggtctctgtggtcatatgagtacaaATCGGTGGAaatctatgggagctatatgtaaatttgaatCGATATCAGCCAAATTAGCACACTATCAATTGAACTCCTTGTGCAGAGCAAacgatataaaaagaaaatataatcgCCATTGattaaaactaatattttttcGGAGCGGAGAggtttttcttttagaaatcgCTCCACTCTGGGTTTCTAAAAATATCGCTCCCGCTCAGGGATCCCTCCGCATCCCTGATTATGACACCAAGGCATAACACtccaactacttcctgagaagtTCTTTATCAGTATGAGTGAACAAATAAAGAACACAGGTTCAAATTTTAGtagcgacaatttttttatcacatatttatacccttcaccactactgtggaacagggtattataagtttgtgcatttgtatgtaacgccaagaaggaataatcatagacccatcttttagtataccgatcggcttagaattaaattctgagtcgatttagcggtgtccgtctgcctgttgatgtaaagggtgattcttttgaggttaggattttcatgcattagtatttgacagatcacgtgggatttcagacatggtgtcaaagagaaagatgctcagtatgctttgacatttcatcatgaatagccgaacgatctgccacaacgtcgaattttcagtgaatgggccctagaaaagttggcagaaaatccgcttttttatcgacaaattttgttcagcgatgaggctcatttctggttgaatggctacgtaaataagcaaaattgccgcatttggagtgaagagcaaccagaagccgttcaagaactgcccatgcatcccgaaaaatgcactgtttggtgtggtttgtacgctggtggaatcattggaccgtattttttcaaagatgctgttggacgcaacgttacggtgaatggcgatcgctatcgttcgatgctaacaaactttttgttgccaaaaatggaagaactgaacttggttgacatgtggtttcaacaagatggcgctacatgccacacagctcgcgattctatggccattttgagggaaaacttcggagaacaattcatctcaagaaatggaccggtaagttggccaccaagatcatgtgatttgacgcctttagactattttttgtggggctacgtcaagtctaaagtctacagaaataagccagcaactattccagctttggaagacaacatttccgaagaaattcgggctattccggccgaaatgctcgaaaaagttgcccaaaattggactttccgaatggaccacctaagacgcagccgcggtcaacatttaaatgaaattatcttcaaaaagtaaatgtcatggaccaatctaacgtttcaaataaagaaccgatgagattttgcaaattttatgcgttttttttttaaaaaaagttatcaagctcttaacaaatcaccctttatttttgtgtgcaaagtccagctcgcagtttaagtccgatcattctcaaatttggcatagggtcctttttcggctcaaagacgatctctattgattttggaaaacatcggttcagatttagatatagctaccatatatatttataaccgatctggtcataaatgacgtatttatcaaccgatcttcttccgaTTTCGTACagtcgaatattttgtgagtctcgtaaaatttgctccatatatagctttcgcccgatttacactccaatggcctcagaggccaatctcttgttccgatttacgtgaaattttgcacagggagtagaatcaacattataaatattcacaccgaatttggttgaaatcggttcagatttagaaatagctcccatatatagctttcgcccccagaggccaaaggtttACTTCGAGTTacgtaaaattgtgcacaaggagtagaagtaacattttaaatatgcataccgaatttagttgaaatcggttcagatttgcagatatgaccaccgtagatcaaaattttcctccgatttacttaaaattgttcacagggaatggaaataacatttttactatgcatgccaaatttagttgaaattggttcagatttagatagatagctgccatatatatctttcgtccgatacacacttatatggctccagaggtcaaaacttcactccaatttacttgaagttttccACAGAGAGTATGACTAACattcttgccaaatttggttaaaatcggttcagatttagatataactcgcaTATATCTGTCGCCCAATTTAGATTTATATGacaacggaggccaaagtttcatttcgaaaattttgaagttttgcactgagagttcaattaaaattttagcagtgtgtgccaaattttatcaaaatcggctcagaattagagcccctatatatatgttcttccgattttagcaaatatgaccaaaatacccacatgttccttgtaaaatcgtcactgttaagtcgaaaactcgcaaaaataattcaaatttacCTACACTGTAATTAGTATATATCGacccataaatcataaatgcagatttgcgaaattttgtgcaatttaaatatttacaatatttttttactaacatagtggtcAGTCCCGGTCATtagtcaattttaattttgagtctagacattttgtgaaagttttaaaaatgttgtccaaatcggttcatatttaaatatttgtatatgggaatataaagctTTATAGagctcctaacaaatttgaaggtgttaagatattatcaaaaatgttgatgtacattgtggtggagggtataatatagtccgcCCCGCCCGtatattttggaataaaaatatttttccatttatactccaccaaaaattaaaaattctcgtactttgcaaaactttctctaaagaactttcatggaagtgaaaaaagtcAACTGGCACAGGGGGCGATTTGAATTCAATTCTTTTTTGCGACTTTTAACCACGCAGCAAAAAAatatcttctaaaggcacaactttaaacgcACTtccaaaatgtcctcccaaagaagttctttattttagctgcacaggaagttcttttaattcaattttttataactcttttcatatttttaatggaaattttaaaaatttttgtttcaaacaggTTAAAAATAgcttaagaattaaaaaattggtaaaatttaattaaattttgcttaaaaaatgataaatccattctagaaaaattgcgaatttttgaaaatatttgatgccaaATCCACAAATACTCGTacacaagcgtaagaatgcattaaaactcataaaacaattttaaaattatttatttgtcaaaatatctttaCTCACAtcgaaaacactgaattcgcatcacaccttcggaagtgatgcaaacccagtgcaacagctgttaaaatggtggacatccgtactGTGAAAAGCTCATGTCAagcccggatccaaaaagaacattttcacaactttttaggcgacgctttttttgctgggctattaCTTGAAAATCTCATTACAAACAAATGCTTAATAATTcttcacaaaatattatatgttactAAGGAGCCTGCACCCTCAAtaaattgcttctgtaacatatactcccacacatattctgcttcaagcttatatatattttcagaatttgtgcaaacaaaaatttgtttgcacTGTGCAAACATATTTTGTATTTCACCCTAAGCATATTTTTTAAGGCTTTCAACGCATAATTTAATgtgtaaatttaataaagtttagatttaagcaattaaaatttttggtgttgtttttttttcaacataaaaaatatgtctCTCGAGCAGAGCACCATTCCCATTTAATTTTCTCATTGTATTACGTTGATGTCTTTCGTTCGTTTAATATACGTTTGCATccagagatattatatttaagaaaatatgatgtcccaaatataatatgttctaacatattaacatatatgtcccaaacatgtttgaATTTAAGtgacaaacatataatttttacaccgaaacacctcaaaaacagtctttttcatccgtgtgtacACCTCTATATTCATATTCGACAAATTTTCACATTCAGCATCCGTCTGTGGAACTCTCTACCACCGAGTTTGCAAGCTACTTCTTTGGAAGTTCTTGTTTTGTTGGGaacttaaaattaacctctaatAACggaacacctcccaaatgtggggtCTATCCGCAATTGGTACAACCTCTAGTTTGAACGTCCACCAaaaacaatcacacaaaattttttttctggttcaatcacgaaattaattgatccaattaattttttgattgaaatgtcttcaatcacagaaatgatagtatcaattaaaaaattgattgaaggtcaaaattaaaaaattaattgatactattaatttttgtgattgatttgtgtttcaattaaaaaatttgttgaatcaattaaatttttaattgaatattttttaaaactcaattaaaaattataattggaaaaatttacgtgaaattgcaATGCTCCCagctattttattatttttttcttgctcagaaaatgtcgtcaaccacgtttgccacagttggtagaattctaccaaaaattatagattttttaccgtttggtagaattcgccatgttttggtatattttacaAACTATGaggtatttcacaaattttctatataaataaaatgttgacaaaattttctatggaaataaaatttttacaaaattttttagagaaataaaattttaacaaaattttctacagaaataaaattttggacaaaattttctataaaatataaaattttgacaaaattttctctggaaataaaaatttggcaatattttgtagagaaataaaatttggacaacatttttagagaaacaaaattttgacacaatttaggCAACacatggttttaaactgaaatcataacaataataatgaaatacaattttgagaaaattttctagaaaaataaagttttaacaaaacgttctatattttttaacaaaatgttctatattttgacaaaactttctataaaaatacattttggacacaattttctatagaaataaatttttgacaaaataagattttttgtttggtagcgttttggtaaaattttctccaaatttttgggGAGCCTCGTTCACAAAATATGCCTCTCAAGTAGggtagggtaggttaggttaggttaaagtggcagttcgattttatttcaggctcacttagacaagtcaatccattgtgacaccagtaaaagtacctattatatATATGGACACTTCCAGTTTCAACCACTTGTTTATAGCAAACTTCCAAAGAAGCGGTAATAGAACTCcttcttggggagtgcctctgttcacatacctttgtatgtttgcttgtcctattgTGGCTGAAATAAGTCTCttcgttagaagttcgtctaacagtctAAATATTCCTGgaacaacattcagagttgtcacccGTTTAATAtcaagctcggatggacgtttttGAACCCCCCTTCGATGTGTTGAAAAGTcacaattgtgtattcattgacagatagtgaggttTCAATAAagttgactagttcatgcaatgcggtctcagtagacctgcactTTGAGTAAGCGTGTTGTTGTTTCGACAGAAATCTTGAATCTATGCTAGTTCtaaaataaatatctatcatcctctccacagTCTTAAgaagcttttcccgctttaaggtgggtattaagttcgattttagccgctaaaatcgccatttttcacgattatttttccttattaatccattataaaaaaaaaaaaaactttgtaaaaagttGGGGTTTTTCCCCAAcaagttatataaaaatttgcgtcaaagacgtacaattttatacttttttaactgatttaattttggttttagcggctaaactcgaacttagtactcacccttAGGTATGAaagcgacttttgtttccctccaattTCCTGGAAAAATAGGGTATCAcatttgattccgaaccaaagaagtggagaattgcACAAAGGATGTACAATTCTGTTCGAGATATAGATCATGCAATCTAGAGTTCCTTGCACTGGACACAAAATTATCGTATTCCATGGATTTCAGAAAT encodes:
- the LOC142223121 gene encoding cuticle protein 7, which codes for MKLISFSFVLALCSMVNGGFIGHPAVEIHADSPPHYEFQYAVHDAHTGDIKDQFEHRRGEYVTGRYSLVEPDGQRRIVDYSSDPLLGFSAHVRRELVGIHGTSAVVEDWPAPATHRR